A genomic segment from Pseudodesulfovibrio sp. S3 encodes:
- a CDS encoding bifunctional acetate--CoA ligase family protein/GNAT family N-acetyltransferase, with protein sequence MSVINLEYLFKPKSVAVIGATNDPRNAGNIVMRNIMTGGFMGPVMPVSNQAEAIAGVLTYSSVRHLPKTPDLAVVCSPLDEVPEIIHSLKERGTRGAVLMGAGFASMTEEERLDIKSTILGIAKPPEIRIIGPKSLGFMVPSLHLNASLAHATVEPGKVALISQSDSLFATVLDWAIDKGVGFSHMIALGSRIDVTFADILDYLGSDPLTRSIMLYVESIKDAREFMSAARAASRNKPVLVIRPGHALDTVFGDLKLKETGGHRLMDEIYDVAFRRAGMLRVEDIDGLFDAAQTLSAPKQVFGNKLAILTNGTSAGILAADRLIKGGGQLAPLSEETVKGIDQVLGAENWSRGNPVDIPFNADGPAYSEVLKLLIKDKNSNGILVMHVPWTAQPDLEIARALRDSLKRVKRMVLTAWLGASASEASREVFRVGDIPTYETPTQAVQAFLYMAEYLRNQEMLIETPDSLPTDFFPDTTGARNIVQKALADGRTSLTEPEAKDILAAYGIPVVETRIAVSAKDAVIAADALGYPVAVKLRSPQIPQPFDVGGVLLDLETPERVWEGAASILARCTRERPDAYIEGFTVQKMGRRPGAHELSISATVDPVFGPVLMFGHGGMAREMIQDQALTLPPLSMSLARELVGRTRIAALLKGSPSHQPTDIDDICLTLIQISQLIVDVPQVTAIDINPLYADAEGVLALGGKIEIAPFEGEGESRLAIRPYPRELEECVVLKTGRHVTLRPIRPEDEDTHRTFLDNLTDEDLRLRFFGVVQRDFDHKDIARFTQIDYDREMAFIATAQDERGELETLGVMRTNTRPDNSEAEFAIVVRSDQKGEGLGSLLFHKGIRYTKDRGTKVLTGQTMVENKAMQGLSKKFGFVVTPDPHDPDLVDMTLDMEKVDG encoded by the coding sequence ATGAGCGTTATCAATCTCGAATATCTCTTCAAGCCCAAATCCGTTGCGGTCATCGGGGCCACCAATGATCCGCGGAACGCGGGCAACATCGTCATGCGCAACATTATGACCGGGGGGTTCATGGGGCCGGTCATGCCGGTTTCGAACCAGGCCGAGGCCATTGCCGGCGTACTTACCTACAGCTCGGTCAGGCATCTGCCCAAGACCCCGGATCTGGCCGTTGTCTGTTCGCCCCTCGACGAGGTGCCGGAGATAATCCATTCCCTCAAGGAGCGCGGCACGCGCGGAGCGGTGCTCATGGGCGCGGGGTTCGCCTCCATGACGGAAGAAGAGCGTCTCGATATCAAGTCCACCATCCTCGGCATTGCCAAGCCGCCGGAAATTCGCATCATCGGACCAAAATCACTGGGTTTCATGGTGCCGTCCCTGCACCTGAACGCCTCCCTGGCCCACGCAACGGTAGAGCCGGGCAAGGTGGCGCTCATTTCCCAGTCCGATTCGCTTTTTGCCACGGTTCTGGATTGGGCCATAGACAAGGGCGTGGGCTTTTCGCACATGATCGCGCTGGGCAGCCGCATCGACGTCACTTTTGCCGATATCCTCGACTATCTCGGCTCGGACCCGCTGACCCGGTCCATCATGCTCTATGTGGAGTCCATCAAGGACGCCCGTGAATTCATGTCCGCAGCCAGGGCCGCCTCGCGCAACAAACCGGTGCTGGTCATCCGGCCCGGTCATGCCCTGGATACCGTGTTCGGCGACCTCAAGCTGAAGGAGACCGGTGGCCATCGGCTCATGGATGAGATTTATGACGTGGCCTTCCGCCGTGCGGGCATGCTCCGGGTGGAGGACATCGACGGCTTGTTCGACGCGGCCCAGACCCTGTCCGCGCCCAAACAGGTGTTCGGCAATAAACTGGCCATCCTGACCAACGGGACTTCCGCAGGCATCCTGGCGGCGGACCGTCTGATCAAGGGCGGCGGCCAGCTTGCGCCTTTGTCCGAAGAGACCGTCAAGGGCATAGACCAGGTGCTGGGCGCAGAGAACTGGTCCAGGGGCAATCCTGTGGACATTCCGTTCAACGCCGACGGCCCGGCCTATTCCGAAGTCTTGAAGCTCCTCATCAAGGACAAGAATTCCAACGGCATATTGGTCATGCATGTTCCCTGGACCGCTCAACCCGATCTCGAAATTGCCAGGGCCCTGCGCGACTCCCTGAAACGGGTCAAGCGCATGGTGCTCACGGCCTGGCTTGGGGCCAGTGCCTCCGAGGCGTCCCGCGAGGTCTTCCGGGTCGGGGATATCCCCACCTATGAGACACCTACCCAGGCGGTGCAGGCCTTTCTCTACATGGCCGAATACCTGCGTAACCAGGAAATGCTCATCGAGACCCCGGATTCCCTGCCGACCGATTTTTTCCCGGACACCACGGGCGCGCGGAATATCGTGCAAAAAGCCCTTGCCGACGGGCGTACTTCCCTGACCGAACCCGAGGCCAAGGACATCCTGGCCGCTTACGGCATTCCCGTGGTCGAGACCCGCATCGCGGTGTCGGCCAAGGATGCCGTCATCGCCGCCGATGCCCTGGGATATCCCGTGGCCGTGAAGCTCAGGAGTCCGCAGATTCCCCAGCCCTTTGACGTGGGCGGGGTGCTTCTGGACCTGGAGACCCCGGAGCGCGTCTGGGAAGGCGCGGCCTCCATCCTGGCCCGGTGCACCCGCGAACGGCCGGACGCTTACATCGAGGGGTTCACGGTCCAGAAGATGGGCCGCAGGCCCGGTGCGCACGAACTGTCCATATCCGCCACCGTGGACCCGGTCTTCGGTCCGGTGCTCATGTTCGGCCATGGCGGTATGGCCCGCGAGATGATCCAGGACCAGGCCCTGACCCTGCCGCCGCTGTCCATGTCCCTGGCCAGGGAACTGGTGGGCCGTACCCGCATCGCCGCCCTGCTCAAGGGCAGCCCGTCTCACCAGCCCACGGATATCGACGATATCTGCCTGACCCTGATCCAGATTTCCCAGCTTATCGTGGACGTGCCCCAGGTCACCGCCATTGACATCAATCCGCTCTATGCCGATGCCGAAGGCGTCCTCGCCCTGGGCGGCAAGATCGAAATTGCCCCGTTCGAAGGCGAGGGCGAGTCCCGGTTGGCCATCCGGCCCTATCCCCGCGAATTGGAGGAGTGCGTGGTTCTCAAGACCGGGAGGCACGTCACCCTGCGTCCCATCCGTCCCGAGGACGAAGACACCCACAGGACGTTTCTGGACAACCTCACGGACGAGGATCTGCGGCTGCGGTTCTTCGGTGTGGTCCAGCGGGATTTCGATCACAAGGATATCGCCCGTTTCACCCAGATCGACTATGACCGGGAAATGGCCTTCATCGCCACGGCCCAGGACGAAAGGGGTGAACTCGAGACCCTGGGGGTCATGCGGACCAACACCAGACCGGACAACTCCGAGGCGGAATTCGCCATTGTGGTCCGGTCCGACCAGAAGGGCGAGGGGCTCGGTTCCCTGCTCTTTCACAAGGGAATCCGCTACACCAAGGACCGCGGCACCAAGGTGCTGACCGGCCAGACCATGGTCGAGAACAAGGCCATGCAAGGGCTGTCCAAGAAATTCGGCTTCGTGGTCACCCCTGACCCCCACGATCCGGATCTTGTGGACATGACGCTCGACATGGAGAAGGTGGACGGATAA